The Centroberyx gerrardi isolate f3 chromosome 12, fCenGer3.hap1.cur.20231027, whole genome shotgun sequence genome has a window encoding:
- the leng9 gene encoding leukocyte receptor cluster member 9 isoform X2, giving the protein MASDGSAVPLDSPENQREGNLRSSGLTDTPSPETEVPAGDNNGKDTSESAEQEEEGVGVCQFFLMGKCRFGHRCRLSHSNPSLDDPGAVFPDQDDRKDEETVEKHKKKKGKVNKATKPKDTEGKELNKKPRMRTADDVISRILWDPSVEASEFIVGYVDRFLGVLERPFSEFNWDTNPCDCDYTTELALPRHRIQYFIYRGHRVWDRNGRTDRVFGSTGQSLAPPFGGEEEVEEISTGDAEQQETLTLKQDPFQTTEDQLPAVSGQVESETEECSHTESTHLEEERENEMNIHIPESTQSALKRSGSNPQEEQEARGGSKPVLEEDAHGLCTSTDQISLSQGEGETGEAEGQEEALDEWKESWEGNEEAECSSAPLEQREEKPGDRPPKRQPTHFITFRANTPAVLSCFQQLQEELISLLPSSAPHMMPSSSLHVTLCLLKLPGPAEVAAAGEILRRFARLDRNPPVAVTFPLKLKHFNGRVLYVSPQPQLHLQQLNSGLQEAYRKEGWLHRHSFNPRYHLTLAMVDSKEAERPFGGVGDLKLGKGLNFGRLPVNTLHLCAMGTFKKDGFYEILCTVTLR; this is encoded by the exons ATGGCTTCAGATGGGTCAGCAGTGCCTTTAGATTCACCAGAAaaccagagagaggggaacCTGAGGTCCAGCGGTCTGACAGACACACCCAGTCCAGAGACAGAGGTCCCAGCTGGGGATAACAATGGCAAAGACACCTCAG AGTCAgcagaacaggaggaggagggagtcgGTGTGTGCCAGTTTTTCCTGATGGGAAAGTGCCGTTTTGGCCACAGATGTCGTCTGTCTCACAG CAACCCATCATTAGATGATCCAGGTGCTGTGTTTCCTGACCAAGATGACAGGAAGGATGAAGAAACGGTggaaaaacacaagaagaagaaaggcaaAGTGAACAAAGCAACAAAACCAAAAGACACTGAGGGAAAAG AGTTGAACAAAAAGCCTCGCATGCGCACAGCGGACGATGTCATCTCTAGGATCCTGTGGGATCCGTCGGTGGAGGCGTCAGAATTCATAGTGGGGTACGTGGACCGCTTCCTCGGGGTGCTGGAGCGCCCCTTCTCTGAGTTCAACTGGGACACCAACCCATGCGACTGTGACTACACTACGGAGCTGGCCCTGCCCAGACACAGGATCCAGTACTTCATCTACAGAGGGCACCGCGTCTGGGACCGCAACGGCAGGACTGACAGGGTGTTTGGCTCTACTGGTCAATCTCTGGCTCCCCCCTttggaggggaagaggaagtagagg AAATAAGCACAGGAGATGCAGAGCAACAAGAGACACTAACTTTAAAACAAGACCCCTTTCAAACGACAGAAGACCAGCTACCTGCTGTCAGTGGGCAGGTAGAGAGCGAAACAGAGGAGTGTTCCCATACTGAGAGCACACatctggaggaagagagggagaatgagatgAATATTCACATTCCTGAGTCAACACAATCGGCTCTGAAGCGTTCAGGAAGCAATCCtcaggaagaacaggaagcaCGAGGAGGATCTAAGCCAGTCCTGGAGGAAGATGCACATGG ACTTTGTACCTCAACAGACCAAATCTCCTTATCCCAAGGAGAGGGCGAGACAGGGGAAGCGGAGGGTCAGGAAGAGGCTTTGGATGAATGGAAGGAAAGTTGGGAAGGCAACGAGGAAGCTGAG TGCTCATCAGCGCCTctggagcagagagaagagaagcctGGCGATCGGCCCCCTAAACGACAACCCACCCACTTCATCACCTTCAGGGCCAACACTCCCGCCGTCCTCTCCtgtttccagcagctgcaggaggagctcatctccctcctcccctcctctgcccctCACATGATgccctcctccagcctccatGTCACCCTGTGCCTCCTGAAGCTGCCTGGCCCGGCTGAGGTGGCCGCCGCCGGGGAGATCCTCCGACGCTTCGCCCGTCTGGATCGCAACCCCCCGGTGGCTGTGACCTTCCCCCTGAAGCTGAAACACTTCAATGGGAGGGTGCTGTACGTGAGTCCGCAGCCgcagctccacctgcagcaGCTCAACAGCGGCCTACAGGAGGCCTACAGGAAGGAGGGCTGGCTCCACAGGCACTCCTTCAACCCACGTTACCACCTCACACTGGCCATGGTAGACAgcaaggaggcagagaggccttttgggggggtgggggactTGAAGCTGGGTAAGGGTTTAAATTTTGGCCGCTTGCCGGTAAACACCTTACACCTGTGTGCCATGGGTACGTTCAAGAAAGATGGTTTTTATGAGATCTTGTGTACAGTAACTCTTCGGTGA
- the leng9 gene encoding leukocyte receptor cluster member 9 isoform X1, with the protein MASDGSAVPLDSPENQREGNLRSSGLTDTPSPETEVPAGDNNGKDTSESAEQEEEGVGVCQFFLMGKCRFGHRCRLSHSNPSLDDPGAVFPDQDDRKDEETVEKHKKKKGKVNKATKPKDTEGKELNKKPRMRTADDVISRILWDPSVEASEFIVGYVDRFLGVLERPFSEFNWDTNPCDCDYTTELALPRHRIQYFIYRGHRVWDRNGRTDRVFGSTGQSLAPPFGGEEEVEEISTGDAEQQETLTLKQDPFQTTEDQLPAVSGQVESETEECSHTESTHLEEERENEMNIHIPESTQSALKRSGSNPQEEQEARGGSKPVLEEDAHGLCTSTDQISLSQGEGETGEAEGQEEALDEWKESWEGNEEAESHLVALRIAQCSSAPLEQREEKPGDRPPKRQPTHFITFRANTPAVLSCFQQLQEELISLLPSSAPHMMPSSSLHVTLCLLKLPGPAEVAAAGEILRRFARLDRNPPVAVTFPLKLKHFNGRVLYVSPQPQLHLQQLNSGLQEAYRKEGWLHRHSFNPRYHLTLAMVDSKEAERPFGGVGDLKLGKGLNFGRLPVNTLHLCAMGTFKKDGFYEILCTVTLR; encoded by the exons ATGGCTTCAGATGGGTCAGCAGTGCCTTTAGATTCACCAGAAaaccagagagaggggaacCTGAGGTCCAGCGGTCTGACAGACACACCCAGTCCAGAGACAGAGGTCCCAGCTGGGGATAACAATGGCAAAGACACCTCAG AGTCAgcagaacaggaggaggagggagtcgGTGTGTGCCAGTTTTTCCTGATGGGAAAGTGCCGTTTTGGCCACAGATGTCGTCTGTCTCACAG CAACCCATCATTAGATGATCCAGGTGCTGTGTTTCCTGACCAAGATGACAGGAAGGATGAAGAAACGGTggaaaaacacaagaagaagaaaggcaaAGTGAACAAAGCAACAAAACCAAAAGACACTGAGGGAAAAG AGTTGAACAAAAAGCCTCGCATGCGCACAGCGGACGATGTCATCTCTAGGATCCTGTGGGATCCGTCGGTGGAGGCGTCAGAATTCATAGTGGGGTACGTGGACCGCTTCCTCGGGGTGCTGGAGCGCCCCTTCTCTGAGTTCAACTGGGACACCAACCCATGCGACTGTGACTACACTACGGAGCTGGCCCTGCCCAGACACAGGATCCAGTACTTCATCTACAGAGGGCACCGCGTCTGGGACCGCAACGGCAGGACTGACAGGGTGTTTGGCTCTACTGGTCAATCTCTGGCTCCCCCCTttggaggggaagaggaagtagagg AAATAAGCACAGGAGATGCAGAGCAACAAGAGACACTAACTTTAAAACAAGACCCCTTTCAAACGACAGAAGACCAGCTACCTGCTGTCAGTGGGCAGGTAGAGAGCGAAACAGAGGAGTGTTCCCATACTGAGAGCACACatctggaggaagagagggagaatgagatgAATATTCACATTCCTGAGTCAACACAATCGGCTCTGAAGCGTTCAGGAAGCAATCCtcaggaagaacaggaagcaCGAGGAGGATCTAAGCCAGTCCTGGAGGAAGATGCACATGG ACTTTGTACCTCAACAGACCAAATCTCCTTATCCCAAGGAGAGGGCGAGACAGGGGAAGCGGAGGGTCAGGAAGAGGCTTTGGATGAATGGAAGGAAAGTTGGGAAGGCAACGAGGAAGCTGAG AGTCATCTTGTAGCACTTCGCATTGCCCAGTGCTCATCAGCGCCTctggagcagagagaagagaagcctGGCGATCGGCCCCCTAAACGACAACCCACCCACTTCATCACCTTCAGGGCCAACACTCCCGCCGTCCTCTCCtgtttccagcagctgcaggaggagctcatctccctcctcccctcctctgcccctCACATGATgccctcctccagcctccatGTCACCCTGTGCCTCCTGAAGCTGCCTGGCCCGGCTGAGGTGGCCGCCGCCGGGGAGATCCTCCGACGCTTCGCCCGTCTGGATCGCAACCCCCCGGTGGCTGTGACCTTCCCCCTGAAGCTGAAACACTTCAATGGGAGGGTGCTGTACGTGAGTCCGCAGCCgcagctccacctgcagcaGCTCAACAGCGGCCTACAGGAGGCCTACAGGAAGGAGGGCTGGCTCCACAGGCACTCCTTCAACCCACGTTACCACCTCACACTGGCCATGGTAGACAgcaaggaggcagagaggccttttgggggggtgggggactTGAAGCTGGGTAAGGGTTTAAATTTTGGCCGCTTGCCGGTAAACACCTTACACCTGTGTGCCATGGGTACGTTCAAGAAAGATGGTTTTTATGAGATCTTGTGTACAGTAACTCTTCGGTGA